A stretch of Deinococcus radiopugnans ATCC 19172 DNA encodes these proteins:
- a CDS encoding ABC transporter permease: MTALPATPVVKGPERQTPLALALRRFRRNRVGVWSAWILAALYLVALLAGFLSPYSITAQHADFPFQRPQAVHIVHDGKLMRPFVYGVKKTRDPVTFRSTFAPDTANPKPILFFVRGDDPLESRYNFLGVFRSQWHLFGVQDGYYFPLGTDKFGRDLFSRMLVGSQVSLTVGLIGILISFTIGIVLGGVSGYFGGWVDNLIQRVIEVLLSFPRLPILLALSTIIPASWPSTWVYLGIIGVLALIGWAGLARVVRGQVISARNVDYVQAARAIGSSDLRVILRHIMPNLSSFLIVTATLALPGYILGESALSFLGLGIKEPMTSWGLLLKDAQNFETLNLYPWLLLPGVMIVLSVLAFNFMGDALRDAADTQSR, from the coding sequence ATGACGGCCCTTCCTGCAACTCCCGTGGTGAAGGGGCCGGAACGGCAGACCCCACTGGCGCTGGCGCTGCGGCGCTTCCGGCGCAACCGCGTGGGCGTGTGGAGCGCGTGGATTCTGGCCGCGCTGTACCTCGTGGCGCTGCTGGCCGGGTTTCTGTCGCCGTACTCGATCACCGCGCAGCACGCCGACTTTCCGTTCCAGCGCCCGCAGGCCGTACACATCGTTCACGACGGGAAATTGATGCGCCCCTTCGTCTACGGCGTCAAGAAGACCCGCGATCCGGTGACCTTCCGCTCCACCTTCGCGCCGGACACCGCCAACCCCAAGCCGATCCTGTTCTTCGTGCGCGGCGACGATCCGCTGGAATCGCGCTACAACTTCCTGGGCGTCTTCAGGAGTCAGTGGCACCTGTTCGGCGTGCAGGACGGCTATTACTTTCCGCTGGGCACCGACAAGTTCGGGCGTGACCTGTTCTCGCGCATGCTGGTCGGCTCTCAAGTCAGCCTGACGGTGGGCCTCATTGGGATTCTGATCAGCTTTACTATAGGCATCGTGCTGGGCGGGGTCAGCGGGTACTTCGGCGGCTGGGTGGACAACCTGATCCAGCGCGTGATTGAGGTGCTGCTGTCCTTTCCCCGCCTGCCGATTCTGCTGGCGCTGTCCACCATCATTCCCGCGAGCTGGCCCAGCACCTGGGTGTACCTGGGCATCATCGGCGTGCTGGCGCTGATCGGCTGGGCGGGGCTGGCGCGGGTGGTGCGCGGGCAGGTCATCAGCGCCCGCAACGTCGACTACGTGCAGGCGGCGCGGGCCATCGGCAGCAGTGATCTGCGGGTCATTCTGCGCCACATCATGCCCAACCTGAGTTCATTCCTGATCGTGACCGCCACGCTGGCGCTGCCGGGGTACATCCTGGGCGAGAGCGCGCTGAGTTTCCTGGGCCTGGGCATCAAGGAACCCATGACCAGCTGGGGGCTGCTGCTGAAGGACGCGCAGAATTTCGAGACCCTCAACCTGTATCCCTGGCTGCTGCTGCCCGGCGTGATGATCGTGCTGTCGGTGCTGGCTTTTAATTTCATGGGAGACGCCCTGAGAGATGCGGCGGACACCCAGAGCCGCTGA
- a CDS encoding class I SAM-dependent methyltransferase, with protein sequence MVQSARARILARWARRALLSGLGGFVVVQVALRVWVRRRPRPIPYGWAWLLENPWRRRYRDPVRLAGACALRPDDHVLEAGCGSGLFTRALAERCAHLTALDIEPRYLAQTAARTAGLGNLTLRQGDVAALPCASGSLDAVVLISVLTETPTPVAALRECLRVLRPGGRIIVGEEFFGPEYVRPRTVDRWAAAAGLRRVGRQGNGWAYLQAYAAP encoded by the coding sequence ATGGTGCAGTCCGCCCGCGCCCGGATCCTGGCCCGCTGGGCACGCCGCGCCCTGCTGAGTGGCCTGGGTGGTTTTGTCGTGGTGCAGGTTGCCCTGCGCGTATGGGTTCGGCGCCGTCCGCGCCCCATTCCCTATGGCTGGGCGTGGCTGCTGGAAAACCCCTGGCGGCGGCGCTACCGCGATCCTGTGCGGCTGGCCGGGGCCTGTGCCCTGCGCCCTGACGATCACGTCCTGGAAGCTGGCTGCGGGTCAGGGCTGTTCACCCGCGCCCTGGCCGAACGCTGTGCCCACCTGACTGCGCTGGACATTGAGCCCCGCTACCTGGCCCAGACGGCGGCCCGAACGGCGGGGCTCGGCAATCTGACGCTGCGGCAGGGCGACGTGGCGGCCCTGCCCTGCGCGTCCGGCAGTCTGGACGCCGTGGTGCTGATCTCGGTGCTGACCGAAACGCCCACGCCTGTGGCTGCCCTGCGCGAATGCCTGCGGGTGTTGCGCCCCGGAGGCCGGATCATTGTCGGCGAGGAATTTTTCGGCCCGGAATACGTGCGGCCCCGCACCGTGGACCGCTGGGCGGCAGCGGCTGGCCTGCGGCGCGTGGGCCGGCAGGGCAACGGCTGGGCGTATCTACAGGCTTACGCGGCGCCGTGA
- a CDS encoding anhydro-N-acetylmuramic acid kinase, translating to MTRAPRLLGLMNGTSVDGIDAVLIELPGWPAVGGGGRPPALVGPAPRATVLEHRFTPFADDLRAALLAASRDEARTSEITQLNVWLGEALAEAAAELSADADLIASHGQTVHHIPAPDEARGWHTRSTLQIGEASVIVERTGKPVVSDFRAPDMVAGGQGAPLVPFADRLMYAEAGVRRAVHNLGGISNLTYLPGLDEAGVIAFDTGPANALIDEAAELFGGRFDDGGRMGASGHVADSLVTAWRNDAYLAAPPPKSTGRERWNLQRLPGVFELNARDIAATVTAFSVQTVADAYARFIVPRGLDEIVVAGGGAYNPTFMAQLRAALAPIPVLTFEERGWNSSAREAAAFALLGYYAYQGWQNTLPHTTGARHAVIAGKLSRPVGEGG from the coding sequence ATGACCCGCGCCCCCCGCCTGCTGGGCCTGATGAACGGCACCAGCGTGGACGGCATCGACGCCGTGCTGATCGAGCTTCCCGGCTGGCCCGCCGTGGGTGGGGGGGGCCGCCCACCCGCACTGGTGGGGCCAGCGCCGCGCGCCACCGTGCTGGAACATCGCTTTACCCCCTTTGCCGATGACCTGCGCGCCGCGCTGCTGGCCGCCAGCCGCGACGAGGCGAGGACCAGCGAGATCACCCAGCTGAATGTCTGGCTGGGCGAGGCGCTGGCCGAGGCCGCCGCCGAACTCTCGGCCGACGCGGACCTGATCGCCAGCCACGGCCAGACAGTCCACCACATTCCTGCGCCGGATGAGGCGCGCGGCTGGCACACCCGCTCCACGCTGCAGATTGGCGAGGCGTCGGTGATCGTGGAGCGCACCGGCAAACCGGTGGTCTCCGATTTCCGCGCCCCCGACATGGTGGCCGGGGGCCAGGGTGCGCCGCTGGTGCCCTTCGCGGACCGCTTGATGTACGCCGAGGCGGGGGTGCGCCGCGCGGTTCACAACCTGGGGGGCATCAGCAACCTGACGTACCTGCCCGGACTGGACGAGGCGGGGGTGATCGCCTTCGACACCGGCCCGGCCAACGCCTTAATCGACGAGGCCGCCGAACTGTTCGGGGGGCGCTTCGACGACGGCGGGCGCATGGGGGCCAGCGGGCATGTGGCTGACTCCCTGGTGACCGCGTGGCGCAACGACGCCTATCTGGCCGCGCCGCCGCCCAAGTCCACCGGCCGCGAGCGCTGGAACCTGCAGCGCCTGCCGGGCGTCTTCGAGCTGAATGCCCGCGATATTGCCGCCACCGTGACCGCCTTCAGCGTCCAGACCGTGGCCGATGCCTACGCGCGGTTCATCGTCCCGCGTGGTCTCGACGAAATCGTGGTGGCGGGCGGCGGCGCCTACAACCCGACGTTCATGGCGCAGCTGCGGGCCGCCCTGGCCCCCATCCCGGTGCTGACCTTCGAGGAACGCGGCTGGAACTCCAGCGCCAGGGAAGCCGCCGCCTTCGCTCTTCTGGGGTATTACGCGTATCAGGGCTGGCAAAATACGCTGCCGCACACCACCGGGGCGCGGCACGCGGTGATCGCCGGGAAGCTGTCGCGCCCGGTGGGGGAGGGGGGCTGA
- a CDS encoding DUF1175 family protein has translation MTRQLIRCALCLLACLLPGAGVSQSAAPLRTPGAADRDRDGYPDAAELVGQDRANFADWFAAVAESQYYGMNADWKPEDRDCGGLLRYAFVNALMPHDAAWFARFKFLPRPRLGPVQAFSYPLPVVSRSVFRVAGGAYQSGDIQAGKLVGRTTVQYLSTYSMVRVSRDLARARRGDLLIFIRPDLRSYHSMVYLGDGRVVYHTGASPQEGGEVRLLSVQSLLRYAERAFHPAGSNPNFLGVYRWKILD, from the coding sequence ATGACGCGGCAGCTCATCCGGTGCGCTCTGTGCCTGCTGGCCTGCCTCCTGCCGGGCGCAGGCGTATCGCAGTCGGCCGCTCCGCTGCGCACCCCCGGCGCGGCGGACCGGGACCGCGACGGCTATCCGGACGCCGCCGAACTGGTGGGCCAGGACCGCGCCAACTTCGCCGACTGGTTCGCCGCCGTGGCCGAGAGCCAGTACTACGGGATGAACGCCGACTGGAAACCCGAGGACCGCGACTGCGGCGGCCTGCTGCGCTACGCCTTTGTCAACGCGCTGATGCCGCACGACGCGGCGTGGTTCGCCCGGTTCAAATTCCTGCCCCGCCCCCGTCTCGGCCCGGTGCAGGCGTTCAGCTACCCGCTGCCGGTGGTCAGCCGCTCGGTGTTTCGGGTGGCCGGCGGGGCGTACCAGTCGGGCGACATCCAGGCCGGAAAACTGGTGGGACGCACCACCGTCCAGTACCTCTCGACGTACTCGATGGTCCGGGTCTCGCGGGACCTGGCGCGGGCCAGACGCGGTGACCTGCTGATCTTCATCCGGCCCGACCTGCGTTCGTACCACAGCATGGTGTACCTGGGAGACGGCCGAGTGGTGTACCACACCGGGGCCAGCCCCCAGGAGGGCGGCGAGGTGCGGCTGCTGAGCGTCCAGAGCCTGCTGCGCTACGCCGAGCGCGCCTTTCACCCGGCGGGCAGCAACCCCAACTTTCTGGGCGTGTACCGCTGGAAGATCCTGGACTGA
- a CDS encoding RidA family protein, giving the protein MPATPPTWNTLGCRNRVGRRRSRPVGSVGAEARLRELGLSLPPAVQLPAGVALPFAMVRVVGLRAIVSGHGPQAPDGTLAGPLGKVGLEVSPAQAQAAARLVALSVLGSLRRELGSLDRIAAWVRVHGMVNAAPGFTALPQVINGFSAVVLEVFGPDTGQHARSAVGLAELPWGIPVEVEAEVLLRH; this is encoded by the coding sequence ATGCCTGCCACCCCGCCCACGTGGAACACGCTGGGCTGCCGCAACCGTGTGGGACGGCGCCGAAGTCGGCCCGTGGGTTCCGTGGGCGCTGAGGCCCGCCTGCGCGAACTCGGCCTGAGCCTGCCGCCGGCCGTTCAGCTGCCGGCCGGCGTGGCGCTGCCGTTCGCGATGGTGCGGGTGGTGGGCCTGCGGGCCATCGTGTCCGGCCACGGCCCGCAGGCGCCGGACGGCACGCTGGCCGGGCCGCTGGGCAAGGTGGGCCTGGAGGTCTCGCCGGCCCAGGCCCAGGCCGCCGCGCGGCTGGTGGCGCTGTCGGTGCTGGGCAGCCTGCGCCGCGAACTGGGCAGCCTGGACCGGATCGCCGCCTGGGTGCGGGTTCACGGCATGGTCAACGCCGCGCCCGGATTCACGGCCCTGCCGCAGGTGATCAACGGCTTTTCCGCCGTGGTCCTGGAGGTATTTGGTCCGGACACCGGCCAGCACGCCCGGTCGGCGGTGGGCCTGGCCGAACTGCCCTGGGGCATTCCGGTGGAGGTGGAGGCCGAGGTCCTGCTGCGGCACTGA
- a CDS encoding dienelactone hydrolase family protein, translating into MSLTPPADGEAFPTLLTRHLCFPVQALDGTTVQIGGRLQLPVGADGPGPAVVIAHGSNGIDSRGQAHALDLNRAGVTTLELDMFGARGLAGGAAGRPAAAHENLPDVFGAFAVLAAHPQVDARRIGLLGFSWGGVVTLLGATRQARDLYLPAGQQFAAHAAFYPACWIYNTVPGYALRGLTGASVLVLVGGQDRYDDPGEEDRELIAGLDPVDRAHIRTVVYPGAEHGFNMFEAPYTYHDPFVHRGRGGEGLSAPHPAARAAARLEVVQFFRQALTE; encoded by the coding sequence GTGAGTCTGACACCCCCGGCAGACGGCGAGGCCTTCCCCACCCTGCTGACCCGGCACCTGTGTTTTCCGGTCCAGGCCCTCGACGGAACGACGGTGCAGATTGGTGGCCGCCTGCAACTGCCGGTCGGGGCGGACGGGCCAGGACCAGCGGTCGTGATCGCGCACGGCTCCAACGGCATCGACTCGCGCGGGCAGGCGCACGCGCTGGACCTGAACCGCGCGGGTGTCACCACGCTGGAACTCGACATGTTTGGCGCGCGTGGCCTGGCGGGCGGCGCGGCGGGCCGGCCAGCGGCGGCGCACGAAAACCTGCCGGATGTCTTTGGGGCCTTCGCGGTGCTGGCCGCACACCCGCAGGTGGACGCCCGCCGCATCGGCCTGCTGGGTTTTTCCTGGGGCGGCGTGGTGACCCTGCTGGGCGCCACCCGGCAGGCCCGTGACCTGTACCTGCCCGCAGGCCAGCAGTTCGCCGCCCACGCGGCCTTCTACCCGGCGTGCTGGATCTACAACACTGTTCCTGGGTACGCCCTGCGCGGGCTGACCGGGGCCAGCGTCCTGGTGCTGGTGGGAGGACAGGACCGCTACGACGACCCTGGCGAGGAGGACCGCGAGCTGATCGCCGGTCTGGACCCCGTGGACCGCGCCCATATCCGGACCGTCGTGTACCCCGGCGCCGAACACGGATTCAACATGTTCGAGGCCCCGTATACCTACCACGATCCTTTTGTGCACCGGGGCCGCGGCGGCGAGGGCTTGTCGGCCCCCCATCCGGCGGCCAGGGCCGCCGCCCGCCTCGAAGTGGTCCAGTTTTTCAGGCAGGCGCTGACCGAATGA
- a CDS encoding ATP-binding protein yields the protein MVHPAPAASTPFSSLAADLQAVSEQLAGASSAEAVCGSILASVVGALGAVSATIALLVADGQPQAGELKVIAHRGEGADAQPRWHGVPGHPSPAGDAVRRREALYFSTPAELTHAYPHLAARPIPLSACAALPLVLDGQGIGTLLVEFREAHVFRSEQQSFLRILAAQGATALGRVQLLSELEARVAARTAELEAQNRALQEEGAALDAFVAYKESIGAERDVVALAQQAIHVLRTSLSHVSAAYYELDGPLWKARAWSSDVSDEVMQQIRAGVPLDAANFAEAARTRAAVFADGWDAGANSLPSTESYGAVALVPLMIGETLHSLFAVGTAEARAWSERERAIVRAVTRGLGLTLERTEHLRQLAQERTTLAARTAALEAFAELTRDLSLSADPYGLIERAEATVLSLLPPGYAAFWEIQDGRWHATRLTGDVGSAELQAVIDAGLPAGQTPTLDIPQRTRAPFYQDVYPQGADTPARAVSHVNAVATLPVLVNGEVRGVFNVPLFDVRAWSESDRAVLETVVRSLGLALERSEVQRALDQTQHYLRVAAENAPILLFVTDAQGVFTLSEGRLLTQLGLRPGQAVGHSATALFAREPDLREGRRLAQALAGEVAHDLTHFASTGVSLESWFIPVKDSRGAVTEVVGVSLDVTERLEAQRRIERANEALQRSNAELEQFAYVASHDLQEPLRTITSFSQLLTSKYSGQLDPRAETYVRLINEGTGRMAQLLQDLLAFARVTSGAETLVPVDTGTVLAQVVGDLHAQIERTGAQVRVDRLPAVLGDVSQLRQVFQNLIGNALKFSDPARPPLIRVSAAHDGAFIRFSVSDNGIGIAPEFYERIFTIFQRLHGREQYEGNGIGLSITRKIAQRHGGEVWLESTPGEGTTFFLTLPAMAAETG from the coding sequence ATGGTTCATCCGGCCCCGGCGGCCAGCACGCCGTTTTCCTCTCTGGCAGCAGACTTGCAGGCCGTTTCCGAACAGCTTGCGGGCGCCTCGTCTGCCGAGGCGGTCTGCGGCAGCATCCTCGCGTCGGTGGTGGGTGCCCTGGGCGCGGTGTCGGCCACCATCGCGCTGCTTGTTGCAGACGGGCAACCGCAGGCCGGAGAGCTGAAAGTGATCGCCCACCGGGGAGAGGGGGCGGACGCTCAACCACGCTGGCATGGCGTCCCAGGCCATCCCTCGCCCGCCGGTGACGCCGTACGGCGCCGCGAAGCGCTGTACTTCAGCACCCCTGCCGAACTGACCCACGCCTACCCGCATCTCGCGGCGCGGCCCATCCCCCTGTCGGCCTGCGCCGCGCTGCCGCTGGTGCTGGACGGGCAGGGCATCGGCACGCTGCTCGTGGAGTTTCGGGAAGCGCACGTCTTCAGGTCCGAACAGCAGTCTTTTCTGCGAATCCTGGCCGCGCAGGGCGCCACCGCGCTGGGCCGCGTGCAGCTGCTCAGCGAGCTGGAGGCGCGGGTGGCGGCCCGCACCGCCGAGCTGGAGGCGCAGAACCGGGCGCTGCAGGAGGAGGGCGCGGCCCTCGACGCCTTCGTGGCGTACAAGGAGTCGATCGGGGCCGAGCGCGACGTGGTGGCGCTGGCCCAGCAGGCGATTCACGTGCTGCGCACCAGTCTGTCGCACGTCAGCGCCGCGTACTACGAACTCGACGGCCCGCTGTGGAAGGCGCGGGCGTGGTCCAGCGACGTTTCTGACGAGGTCATGCAGCAGATCCGGGCGGGGGTGCCGCTGGACGCCGCCAACTTCGCCGAGGCCGCCCGCACGCGCGCCGCCGTGTTCGCCGACGGCTGGGACGCCGGCGCCAACAGCCTGCCCAGCACCGAGTCGTACGGCGCGGTGGCGCTGGTGCCGCTGATGATCGGTGAGACGCTGCACAGTCTGTTCGCGGTGGGCACCGCCGAGGCCCGCGCCTGGAGTGAGCGTGAGCGGGCCATCGTGCGGGCGGTGACGCGCGGGCTGGGGCTGACGCTGGAGCGCACCGAACATCTGCGGCAGCTGGCACAGGAACGCACCACCCTGGCCGCCCGCACGGCGGCGCTGGAGGCCTTCGCCGAGCTGACCCGGGACCTGTCCCTGAGCGCCGACCCCTACGGCCTGATCGAGCGGGCCGAGGCCACGGTGCTGTCGCTGCTGCCCCCCGGCTACGCGGCCTTCTGGGAAATCCAGGACGGGCGCTGGCACGCCACCCGGCTGACCGGTGACGTGGGCAGCGCAGAGTTGCAGGCGGTGATCGACGCGGGGCTGCCCGCCGGCCAGACCCCCACGCTGGACATTCCGCAGCGCACGCGCGCGCCGTTTTACCAGGACGTGTACCCGCAGGGGGCCGACACACCGGCCAGGGCGGTCAGTCACGTCAATGCCGTGGCCACCCTGCCGGTCCTGGTGAACGGCGAGGTGCGCGGGGTCTTCAACGTGCCGCTGTTTGACGTGCGGGCGTGGAGCGAGTCCGACCGGGCGGTGCTGGAGACGGTGGTCCGCAGTCTGGGGCTGGCGCTGGAGCGTTCGGAGGTGCAGCGCGCCCTGGACCAGACCCAGCACTACCTGCGGGTGGCCGCCGAGAACGCGCCGATTCTGCTGTTCGTCACCGATGCCCAGGGGGTCTTCACGCTCTCGGAGGGACGTCTGCTGACGCAGCTCGGGCTGCGGCCCGGTCAGGCGGTGGGCCATTCGGCCACGGCCCTGTTCGCCCGCGAGCCGGACCTGCGCGAGGGACGGCGGCTGGCGCAGGCGCTGGCCGGCGAGGTGGCCCACGACCTGACGCATTTCGCGAGCACTGGGGTGTCGCTGGAAAGCTGGTTCATTCCGGTCAAAGACAGCCGGGGCGCGGTGACGGAGGTGGTGGGCGTGTCGCTGGACGTCACCGAACGCCTGGAAGCGCAGCGCCGCATCGAGCGCGCCAACGAGGCCCTGCAGCGCAGCAACGCCGAACTCGAACAGTTTGCTTACGTCGCGTCGCACGACCTGCAAGAGCCGCTGCGCACCATCACCAGTTTCTCGCAGCTGCTGACCAGCAAGTACAGCGGCCAGCTGGACCCCCGGGCCGAGACCTACGTCCGCCTGATCAACGAGGGCACCGGGCGCATGGCCCAGCTGCTGCAGGACCTGCTGGCCTTTGCGCGCGTGACCAGCGGGGCCGAGACGCTGGTGCCGGTGGACACCGGCACCGTGCTGGCGCAGGTGGTGGGCGACCTGCATGCGCAGATCGAGCGGACCGGCGCGCAGGTGCGGGTGGACCGGCTGCCCGCCGTGCTGGGCGACGTCTCGCAACTGCGGCAGGTGTTCCAGAACCTGATCGGCAACGCCCTGAAATTCAGTGATCCGGCCCGCCCCCCGCTGATCAGGGTGAGCGCGGCGCACGACGGAGCGTTCATCCGCTTCTCGGTGTCGGACAACGGCATTGGCATCGCGCCGGAATTCTACGAGCGTATCTTCACCATTTTTCAGCGCCTGCACGGGCGCGAGCAGTATGAGGGCAACGGCATCGGCCTGTCGATCACGCGCAAGATTGCCCAGCGGCACGGCGGCGAGGTCTGGCTGGAAAGCACGCCGGGCGAGGGCACCACCTTCTTCCTGACCCTGCCGGCCATGGCCGCTGAAACGGGCTGA
- a CDS encoding tyrosine-type recombinase/integrase yields the protein MTDLVLASPWSHTAARRSQAMQAVQARDVAALCGLVTYHVRLKGVAGSDTSDRTLRNYHLAIRDFLAWCWSGAQTLALNQLTSEHVEQYLLHLRTRPRRPRTAHESPGTARLSADSARTYLYGVRALTRALVWAGVLDEDPTREVRAPRTRTAAHERKGALPTPLLGELLALPQALGHPPERQARDLAILVLGARLGLRLDEMVRLDVGDLDLRAARLRVRHGKGRKARTVDIPPGTLAILSRWLTARAALVPHGPADHGALLVSFQPAARHGRLSNRGLYSVVSAYGRLLGLDETLRGVHALRRTAGTRLYRATKDLHVVADVLGHASIATSAVYAKLDRNTRRAALVAAEEVE from the coding sequence GTGACTGATCTTGTCCTGGCCTCTCCCTGGAGCCACACCGCCGCCCGGCGCAGTCAGGCGATGCAGGCGGTCCAGGCTCGGGACGTGGCCGCCCTGTGCGGGTTGGTGACGTATCACGTTCGCCTCAAGGGGGTGGCCGGCTCCGACACCAGTGACCGAACGCTGCGCAACTACCATCTGGCGATTCGCGACTTTCTGGCGTGGTGCTGGAGCGGGGCGCAGACCCTGGCCCTCAACCAGCTGACCAGCGAGCACGTCGAGCAGTACCTGCTGCACCTGCGCACCCGGCCGCGCCGTCCGCGCACCGCGCACGAGTCGCCAGGCACCGCCCGCCTGTCCGCCGACAGCGCCCGCACCTACCTGTATGGGGTGCGGGCCCTGACCCGCGCGCTGGTCTGGGCCGGGGTGCTGGACGAGGACCCCACGCGTGAGGTGCGCGCCCCCAGGACCCGTACGGCGGCCCATGAGCGCAAGGGGGCGCTGCCCACCCCGCTGCTGGGCGAATTGCTGGCGCTGCCCCAGGCCCTGGGCCATCCCCCCGAGCGGCAGGCCCGGGACCTGGCCATTCTGGTGCTGGGCGCGCGGCTGGGCCTGCGACTCGACGAGATGGTGCGGCTGGATGTGGGGGATCTCGACCTGCGCGCGGCCCGGTTGCGGGTCCGGCACGGCAAGGGGCGCAAGGCGCGCACCGTCGACATTCCGCCGGGCACGCTGGCGATCCTGAGCCGCTGGCTGACGGCCCGCGCCGCCCTAGTGCCACACGGTCCAGCAGACCACGGGGCGCTGCTGGTGTCCTTCCAGCCGGCGGCCCGCCACGGGCGGCTCTCGAACCGTGGGCTGTACAGCGTGGTTTCGGCTTACGGGCGGCTGCTGGGACTGGACGAAACCCTGCGCGGGGTGCACGCGCTGCGCCGCACGGCGGGCACGCGACTGTACCGCGCCACCAAAGACCTGCACGTCGTTGCCGATGTACTGGGCCACGCGTCTATCGCCACCTCGGCGGTCTACGCCAAGCTGGACAGGAACACCCGCCGGGCCGCGCTGGTGGCCGCGGAAGAGGTCGAGTGA
- a CDS encoding ABC transporter ATP-binding protein has product MPTTPPSPSVIRRLYRLLWPYRATLGLGMLLLVGSVAAELYPPLVWGRVIDVGLARRDWTFVAWQLALLVGVYALQQLLSAFQGLLLERTGQQLTLDLRLQLYEKLAGQSAAYFGEQRTGDLLARVTADVDGIQDVLLRGINTVLGNALRLTGVIVIFLALQPLLGAVVVLPMIAVALLLARYNQTVRPAYRAARTRLGDLSATVADRLSGIRVVQGFAREDAEARKVAAIGQALYDEGMKAVVIRNRAFPLVRFIANFGNILMLGGGVVLIARGQFTLGGLLAYRGYGRYFYGPIDDLVSLNDLLQRAEASGRRIFEVLDAPVTVLQRPDAVALPRPVRGEIAFEDVTFGYDPAQPVLRGLNLRVGAGERVALLGESGAGKSTLIGLLTRVYDPQAGRVTLDGHDVRDLTLPSLRRAAAVMPQETFLFYDTVLENVRYARPAATPQEVDLALERAGAASFVAALPQGLNTVVGERGVRLSGGQRQRLAIARVLLADPAVLLLDEPTSAVDAESEALIVRALEEAMQGRSALIVTHRLSLARSADRVVVLEGGVIVEDGPPAVLRARNGRYAALERAQTPGQPERV; this is encoded by the coding sequence ATGCCCACCACCCCACCGTCCCCCTCCGTGATTCGCCGCCTGTACCGTCTGTTGTGGCCGTACCGCGCCACCCTCGGCCTGGGCATGCTGCTGCTGGTGGGCAGCGTCGCGGCTGAACTGTACCCGCCGCTAGTGTGGGGCCGGGTGATCGACGTCGGTTTGGCGCGGCGGGACTGGACCTTCGTCGCGTGGCAACTGGCGCTGCTGGTCGGCGTCTATGCCCTCCAACAACTGCTGTCGGCCTTCCAGGGCCTGCTGCTGGAGCGCACCGGGCAACAGCTCACGCTGGACCTGCGGCTGCAGCTGTACGAGAAGCTCGCGGGACAGTCGGCAGCGTACTTCGGAGAGCAGCGCACCGGCGATCTGCTGGCCCGCGTGACGGCGGACGTGGACGGCATTCAGGACGTGCTGCTGCGCGGCATCAACACCGTGCTGGGCAACGCGCTGCGCCTGACGGGCGTCATCGTCATCTTTCTCGCGCTGCAACCCCTGCTGGGGGCGGTGGTGGTGCTGCCCATGATCGCCGTGGCCCTGCTGCTGGCCCGCTACAACCAGACCGTGCGCCCGGCGTACCGCGCCGCCCGTACCCGCCTGGGGGACCTGTCGGCCACCGTGGCGGACCGGCTCTCGGGCATCCGGGTGGTGCAGGGCTTCGCCCGCGAGGACGCCGAGGCCCGCAAGGTGGCCGCCATCGGCCAGGCCCTGTACGACGAGGGCATGAAGGCGGTGGTGATCCGCAACCGGGCCTTCCCGCTGGTGCGTTTCATCGCCAACTTCGGCAACATCCTGATGCTGGGCGGCGGGGTGGTGCTGATTGCGCGCGGGCAGTTCACGCTGGGCGGCCTGCTGGCGTACCGCGGCTACGGACGGTACTTCTACGGCCCCATCGACGATCTGGTCAGTCTCAATGACCTGTTGCAGCGCGCCGAGGCCAGCGGGCGGCGCATTTTCGAGGTGCTGGACGCCCCGGTGACGGTGCTGCAGCGTCCGGACGCCGTGGCGCTGCCCCGGCCAGTGCGCGGCGAGATTGCGTTCGAGGACGTCACGTTCGGCTACGATCCAGCCCAGCCGGTGCTGCGCGGGTTGAACCTGCGGGTGGGTGCCGGCGAGCGGGTGGCGCTGCTGGGCGAGTCGGGAGCGGGCAAGAGCACCCTGATCGGGCTGCTGACCCGCGTGTACGATCCCCAGGCCGGGCGCGTCACCCTGGACGGCCACGACGTGCGGGACCTGACCCTGCCCTCGCTGCGCCGCGCCGCCGCCGTGATGCCGCAGGAGACCTTCCTGTTCTACGACACGGTGCTGGAGAACGTGCGTTACGCCCGCCCCGCCGCCACACCGCAGGAGGTGGACCTGGCCCTGGAGCGGGCCGGCGCGGCCTCTTTTGTCGCGGCGCTGCCCCAGGGCCTGAACACGGTGGTGGGTGAGCGCGGCGTGCGGCTCTCGGGCGGGCAGCGCCAGCGGCTGGCCATTGCCCGCGTGCTGCTTGCCGATCCGGCCGTGCTGCTGCTCGACGAGCCGACCAGCGCCGTGGACGCCGAGTCCGAGGCGCTGATCGTGCGGGCGCTGGAGGAGGCCATGCAGGGGCGAAGTGCGCTGATCGTGACGCACCGGCTGTCGCTGGCCCGCAGCGCCGACCGGGTGGTGGTTCTGGAGGGCGGCGTGATCGTGGAAGATGGTCCGCCCGCCGTGTTGCGCGCCAGAAATGGCCGGTACGCGGCGCTGGAACGCGCGCAGACGCCGGGGCAGCCCGAGCGAGTGTGA